Proteins encoded in a region of the Rutidosis leptorrhynchoides isolate AG116_Rl617_1_P2 chromosome 9, CSIRO_AGI_Rlap_v1, whole genome shotgun sequence genome:
- the LOC139867790 gene encoding uncharacterized protein — protein sequence MTSEESSEHTQTDVQNAPSGSQHTPVMTTEAATQAGYTIYPPPISGEPFQRYKPIYSDGVTPPRANSPVTTTRLDFSTVDPRVIFAGVGGGTTGPHVVCCGQVPIYSTTVSIPLHTQGIQQNSSFTPLQPWQPPRPVSQFLTPADAQALLNSWGFGVIPDANSHWAPITAQQQSTAHTVGLLSVYPQVSQISAPQVSLPLQPPVYSASSSYPSFPTQQPWSYPQTQGQPWQNVQGQANLASQFMQAAPPDMKAHGPWDG from the coding sequence atgacttccgaggaatcatcggaacatacccaaacagatgttcagaacgcaccgtctggtagtcaacatacaccggttatgactacggaggccgctactcaggcgggatacacgatataccctccacctatatccggcgaaccctttcagaggtacaagccgatatattcagacggggtcacaccgccaagagcaaactcaccagtcacaaccacgcggctggacttttcgacagtggatccaagggtcatctttgcaggcgttggcggtggaacaacggggccgcatgtggtttgctgcggccaggtacctatttacagtaccactgtttcaatacctctgcatacgcagggcattcagcagaattcgtcatttacaccgttgcaaccttggcaaccaccgcgcccagtttcacaatttttaactcctgcggatgcgcaggcgttacttaatagttggggatttggggtcatcccagatgcgaactctcattgggcgccgataacagcgcagcagcaaagcacagcgcatacagttgggcttttaagtgtgtatcctcaagtttcgcagatatctgcgccacaggtttcgcttcctttacagccacctgtgtactctgcgtcttcaagttatccctcttttccaacgcagcagccttggtcatatccgcagacgcagggtcaaccttggcaaaatgttcaagggcaggcaaatcttgcaagtcaattcatgcaggccgcacctcccgatatg